In one window of Thermus aquaticus DNA:
- the der gene encoding ribosome biogenesis GTPase Der, with protein sequence MHKVVIVGRPNVGKSSLFNRLLGKRSAVVADEPGVTRDLKEGVVETEQGRFLLVDTGGLWSGDRWEKKIQEKVDRALEEAELVLFAVDGRSDLTPADYEVAEYLRKKGKPVILVATKVDSPSHEAYLGPLYALGFGDPIPTSSEHKRGLEELLSAIWQRLPVKQMDAEPEVAGIRLAIVGRPNAGKSSLLNAILGEERVIVSEEPGTTRDTIDVEVYRNGNRFVLLDTAGIRKRPESIVEELAIRRSLRAIEEADVVLLVVDPFQVGDRELKLANHAMEKGKPVLLVITKWDLVKKEEAPRVRRELREKLAHLEHLPRVYTSAFTKQNLDRIFQEALRLYQLNHTRVPTAELNRWLGVWTAKVQLPNFKGKPLKILYATQPEVAPPTFVFFVNHPEFVTRAFENYLRNRIGEDLGLKEVPFRLVFRGRREEG encoded by the coding sequence ATGCACAAGGTCGTGATCGTGGGTAGGCCCAACGTGGGCAAGTCCAGCCTCTTCAACCGCCTCCTGGGCAAAAGGAGCGCGGTGGTGGCCGACGAGCCCGGGGTCACCCGTGATCTCAAAGAGGGCGTGGTGGAAACCGAGCAGGGCCGCTTCCTCCTCGTGGACACCGGGGGGCTTTGGTCCGGGGACCGGTGGGAGAAGAAGATCCAGGAAAAGGTGGACCGGGCCCTCGAGGAGGCCGAGCTGGTCCTCTTCGCCGTGGACGGGCGCTCGGACCTGACCCCCGCCGACTACGAGGTGGCCGAGTACCTGAGGAAAAAGGGCAAGCCCGTGATCCTGGTGGCCACCAAGGTGGACAGCCCCAGCCACGAGGCCTACCTGGGCCCCCTTTACGCCCTGGGCTTCGGCGACCCCATCCCCACGTCCAGCGAGCACAAAAGGGGCTTGGAGGAGCTTCTTAGTGCCATCTGGCAGAGGCTTCCCGTCAAGCAGATGGACGCCGAGCCCGAGGTGGCGGGCATCCGCCTGGCCATCGTGGGCCGGCCCAACGCCGGAAAGTCCAGCCTCCTGAACGCCATCCTGGGGGAGGAGCGGGTCATCGTCTCCGAGGAGCCCGGCACCACCCGGGACACCATTGACGTGGAGGTCTATAGGAATGGGAACCGCTTCGTCCTCCTAGACACGGCGGGCATCCGCAAGCGCCCCGAGTCCATCGTGGAGGAGCTGGCCATTAGGCGGAGCCTCCGGGCCATAGAAGAGGCCGACGTGGTCCTTCTGGTGGTGGACCCCTTCCAGGTGGGGGACCGGGAGCTGAAGCTGGCGAACCACGCCATGGAGAAGGGCAAGCCCGTCCTCCTCGTCATCACCAAGTGGGACCTGGTGAAGAAGGAGGAAGCCCCCAGGGTGCGGCGGGAGCTTAGGGAAAAGCTGGCCCACCTGGAGCACCTGCCCCGGGTCTACACCTCTGCCTTCACCAAGCAGAACCTGGACCGGATCTTCCAGGAGGCCCTGCGCCTTTACCAGCTCAACCATACCCGCGTGCCCACAGCGGAGCTCAACCGCTGGCTTGGGGTCTGGACGGCCAAGGTCCAGCTTCCCAACTTCAAGGGGAAGCCCCTCAAGATCCTCTACGCTACCCAGCCCGAGGTGGCCCCGCCCACCTTCGTCTTCTTCGTCAACCACCCCGAGTTCGTTACCCGGGCCTTTGAAAACTACCTCAGAAACCGCATCGGCGAAGACCTAGGCCTAAAGGAGGTCCCCTTCCGCCTGGTCTTCCGGGGCAGGCGGGAGGAGGGCTAG
- a CDS encoding DUF4870 domain-containing protein, with protein MDQTPNQDSDRTWAAVAHLAPIVGYFLLIGQILLPLAILLWGPKSAFVQGHAKESLNGQISYTLYGLALLLLALTVVGLVVAVPLALALVVLMLWNMVMGALAAGRGEFCRYALILRLVP; from the coding sequence ATGGACCAGACCCCAAACCAGGACTCAGACCGGACCTGGGCGGCCGTGGCCCATCTGGCGCCTATCGTGGGGTACTTTCTCCTCATCGGCCAGATCCTCCTTCCCCTGGCCATCCTACTTTGGGGCCCCAAGAGCGCCTTCGTCCAGGGTCACGCCAAGGAGTCCCTGAACGGGCAGATCAGCTACACCCTTTACGGCCTCGCCCTCTTGCTCTTGGCCCTCACCGTGGTGGGGCTGGTGGTGGCGGTGCCTCTGGCCCTCGCCCTGGTGGTCCTGATGCTCTGGAACATGGTCATGGGGGCCCTGGCGGCGGGGCGGGGGGAGTTTTGCCGCTACGCCCTCATTCTCCGCCTGGTGCCCTGA
- a CDS encoding 4'-phosphopantetheinyl transferase superfamily protein: MILALGADLVEIARVRRLLARHGERALKRLFHEEELAYALALKDPAPSLAARLAAKEAFQKCWPESLSWKSVWVGMEGRRPTLRFAPALEAALQERGLTALLTLSHERTHALAVVALVRAPGGE, from the coding sequence GTGATCCTGGCCCTGGGCGCTGACCTGGTGGAGATCGCCCGGGTGCGGAGGCTTCTCGCCCGCCACGGGGAAAGGGCCCTAAAGCGCCTCTTCCACGAGGAGGAGCTGGCCTACGCCTTGGCCCTAAAGGACCCGGCCCCAAGCCTCGCCGCCAGGCTCGCGGCCAAGGAGGCCTTCCAGAAGTGCTGGCCGGAAAGCCTCTCCTGGAAGTCGGTCTGGGTGGGCATGGAGGGGCGAAGGCCCACCCTCCGCTTCGCCCCGGCCCTCGAGGCCGCCCTCCAGGAGCGGGGCCTCACCGCCCTCCTCACCCTGAGCCACGAGCGCACCCACGCCCTGGCGGTGGTGGCCCTGGTCAGGGCACCAGGCGGAGAATGA
- the rsmF gene encoding 16S rRNA (cytosine(1407)-C(5))-methyltransferase RsmF yields the protein MLPKAFLSRMAELLGAEFPLFLKALTEGGRTYGLRVNTLKLSPDAFQRISPWPLRPIPWCPEGFYYPEEARPGPHPFFYAGLYYIQEPSAQAVGVLVDPRPGERVLDLAAAPGGKTTHLAARMGGKGLLLANEVDGRRVRGLLENVERWGAPVAVTQSPPKALAEAFGAYFHRVLLDAPCSGEGMFRKDKEAARHWGPSAPRRASEVQKALLAQAARLVGPGGVLVYSTCTFAPEENEGVVAHFLKAHPEFYLEEARLHPLFAPGVPEWGDGHPDLAKTARLWPHRLEGEGHFLARFCREGGAFSTPPRERVPPLSQEARRALGAFLEEAGLELEGPIWERAGHLYLLPEELPALSGLKAPAPGLYLGKAQKGRFLPAKALALSFGASLPWPRMPRLELHPEDPRALAFATGEGVAFAGEDLPLALVVLRTEVGAFPLDFGKAKRGVLRPVGVGL from the coding sequence GTGTTGCCCAAGGCCTTTCTCTCCCGCATGGCCGAGCTCTTGGGGGCGGAGTTTCCCCTTTTCCTCAAGGCCCTCACGGAGGGAGGTCGCACCTACGGCCTCAGGGTCAACACCCTGAAGCTTTCCCCGGATGCCTTTCAAAGGATTTCCCCCTGGCCCCTCAGGCCTATTCCCTGGTGCCCAGAGGGGTTTTACTACCCGGAGGAGGCCCGGCCCGGCCCCCACCCCTTCTTCTACGCCGGGCTTTACTACATCCAGGAGCCCAGCGCCCAGGCGGTGGGGGTCCTGGTGGACCCGAGGCCCGGGGAGAGGGTCCTGGACCTGGCCGCCGCCCCGGGGGGCAAGACCACCCACCTGGCCGCCCGCATGGGGGGCAAGGGGCTCCTTCTGGCCAACGAGGTGGACGGCAGGCGGGTGCGGGGGCTTTTGGAGAACGTGGAGCGGTGGGGGGCCCCTGTGGCCGTGACCCAAAGCCCCCCCAAGGCCCTGGCCGAGGCCTTCGGGGCCTACTTCCACCGGGTCCTCCTGGACGCTCCCTGCTCTGGGGAGGGGATGTTTCGCAAGGACAAGGAGGCGGCGCGCCACTGGGGGCCCTCCGCCCCCAGGCGGGCCAGCGAGGTGCAGAAGGCCCTCCTCGCCCAGGCGGCCCGCCTGGTGGGGCCGGGGGGCGTTCTGGTCTACTCCACCTGCACCTTCGCCCCGGAGGAGAACGAAGGGGTGGTGGCCCACTTCCTGAAGGCGCACCCCGAGTTTTACCTGGAGGAGGCCCGCCTTCACCCCCTCTTCGCCCCTGGGGTGCCCGAGTGGGGGGACGGGCACCCGGATTTGGCCAAGACCGCCAGGCTCTGGCCCCACCGCCTCGAGGGGGAGGGGCACTTCCTGGCCCGCTTCTGCAGGGAGGGCGGGGCCTTCAGCACCCCTCCCAGGGAGCGGGTACCCCCCCTTTCCCAGGAGGCCCGGCGGGCCCTAGGGGCCTTTTTGGAGGAGGCGGGCCTGGAGTTGGAGGGGCCTATATGGGAGCGGGCGGGCCACCTCTACCTCCTGCCTGAGGAGCTTCCCGCCCTCTCCGGCCTGAAGGCCCCGGCGCCGGGGCTCTACCTGGGCAAGGCCCAGAAGGGCCGCTTCCTGCCCGCCAAGGCCCTGGCCCTGAGCTTTGGGGCCAGTCTGCCCTGGCCCAGGATGCCCCGCCTGGAGCTTCACCCGGAGGACCCCAGGGCCCTGGCCTTCGCCACTGGGGAGGGGGTGGCCTTTGCGGGGGAGGACCTTCCCCTGGCCCTGGTGGTCCTCAGGACGGAGGTGGGGGCCTTTCCCCTGGACTTCGGCAAGGCCAAGCGGGGGGTCTTAAGGCCGGTGGGGGTGGGGCTTTAA
- a CDS encoding 3-dehydroquinate synthase: MPRIEVGKPTPYPIVIGEGVLKEVPPPQGPTALLYDQNAEGFAQEVAEALGVPHRLGLKGGEGAKTLEVYGQVLSWLAQRGLPRNATLLVVGGGTLTDLGGFVAATYLRGIPYLAFPTTTLAVVDASVGGKTGLNLPEGKNLVGAFHFPRGVYAEVGALRTLPAFTFREGLVEAFKHGLIAGDEALLEVEGLSPDHPSLADYLARAVAVKVAITEEDPLERGKRRLLNLGHTLGHALEAKTRHALPHGAAVAYGLLYAALLGRALGGEDLVPLVRRLLHWLSPPRLPPLTWEDLLPYLLRDKKKVSESLHWVVPLGLGRLEVRPLPKALLKEAFALWQEELARLALLEG; this comes from the coding sequence ATGCCAAGAATAGAGGTCGGTAAACCCACGCCTTACCCCATCGTCATCGGGGAGGGGGTGCTGAAGGAGGTCCCCCCGCCCCAGGGCCCCACCGCCCTCCTCTACGACCAGAACGCGGAGGGTTTCGCCCAGGAGGTGGCCGAGGCCCTGGGGGTGCCCCACCGCCTGGGCCTTAAGGGGGGCGAAGGGGCCAAGACCCTCGAGGTCTATGGCCAGGTACTCTCCTGGCTGGCCCAAAGGGGCCTTCCCCGCAACGCCACCCTCCTGGTGGTGGGGGGCGGGACCCTGACCGACCTAGGGGGGTTCGTGGCCGCCACCTACCTCAGGGGCATTCCCTACCTGGCCTTTCCCACCACCACCCTGGCCGTGGTGGACGCCAGCGTGGGGGGGAAGACGGGCCTCAACCTGCCCGAGGGGAAGAACCTGGTGGGGGCCTTCCACTTCCCCAGAGGGGTCTACGCCGAGGTGGGGGCCCTCCGGACCCTCCCCGCCTTCACCTTCCGGGAAGGGCTGGTGGAGGCCTTCAAGCACGGCCTCATCGCCGGGGACGAGGCCCTTCTTGAGGTGGAGGGCCTCTCCCCGGATCACCCCTCCCTAGCGGACTACCTGGCCCGGGCGGTGGCGGTGAAGGTGGCCATCACCGAGGAGGACCCTCTAGAGCGGGGAAAGCGGCGGCTTCTCAACCTGGGCCACACCCTGGGGCACGCCCTCGAGGCCAAGACCCGCCACGCCCTCCCCCACGGGGCCGCCGTGGCCTACGGCCTCCTCTACGCCGCCCTCCTGGGCCGGGCCCTGGGGGGGGAGGACCTCGTGCCCCTGGTAAGGCGCCTCCTCCACTGGCTCTCCCCTCCCAGGCTCCCTCCCCTCACCTGGGAAGACCTCCTCCCCTACCTCCTCCGGGACAAGAAGAAGGTCTCGGAAAGCCTCCACTGGGTGGTGCCCCTGGGCCTGGGCCGCCTCGAGGTCCGCCCTCTGCCCAAGGCGCTCCTAAAGGAGGCCTTCGCCCTCTGGCAAGAGGAGCTGGCCCGCCTCGCGCTCCTCGAGGGCTAA
- a CDS encoding shikimate kinase codes for MPRLEVPRPATFVSLTGFMGVGKSRIGRELSRALMLHFIDLDRYIERQTGISIPDIFRHLGEEAFRRMEKEAVRELVKKDYLVLSLGGGTFLDPENRKALLSRGPVVALWASPETILEQATRKPGERPLLQVENPLERIRTLLQARAPIYREAHIHVSTDGRKVEEVVEEILNKLWAYAKNRGR; via the coding sequence ATGCCCCGCCTCGAGGTGCCCCGCCCCGCCACCTTCGTGAGCCTCACCGGCTTCATGGGGGTGGGCAAGAGCCGCATCGGCAGGGAGCTCTCCCGGGCCCTCATGCTCCACTTCATTGACCTGGACCGCTACATTGAGCGCCAGACGGGCATCTCCATCCCCGACATCTTCCGCCATCTGGGGGAGGAGGCCTTCCGCAGGATGGAGAAAGAGGCGGTAAGGGAGCTGGTCAAGAAGGACTACCTGGTCCTCTCCCTGGGCGGGGGCACCTTTCTGGACCCGGAAAACCGAAAGGCCCTCCTTTCCAGGGGGCCGGTGGTGGCCCTCTGGGCGAGCCCCGAGACCATCCTGGAACAGGCCACCCGCAAACCCGGGGAAAGGCCCCTTTTGCAGGTGGAAAACCCCTTGGAGCGCATCCGGACCCTCCTCCAAGCCCGCGCCCCCATCTACCGGGAGGCCCACATCCACGTCTCCACCGACGGCAGGAAGGTGGAGGAGGTGGTAGAGGAGATCCTGAACAAACTCTGGGCTTATGCCAAGAATAGAGGTCGGTAA
- the aroC gene encoding chorismate synthase gives MRFLTAGESHGPELLAIIEGLPAGLPLTEEDINPWLERRQKGYGRGRRMVIEKDQVEFRAGVRAGRTTGAPVALAIRNADFRNWVEVMDPAPGNEPRKRALTAPRPGHADLSGGLKYGHKDLRDVLERASARETAMRVAVGAVAMKLLSLLGVEGVGYVLGMAGVWSRVPFSWDLLARIEASPVRMTDPEAEAEVIRRIDQAKAEGDTLGGVLEARFRGLVPGLGSHVHWDRKLDGRLAQMAMSIPAVKGVEIGPAFENAMKRGSEVHDPIFWSPERGFYRETNRAGGLEGGMTTGEELVIRAALKPIATLMKPLPTVDVLTHEPKDAARERSDTTAVPAASVILCALSAIVLAQAYLEKFGGDTMEEIQERVERYRERVRAY, from the coding sequence ATGAGGTTTCTGACCGCAGGCGAGTCCCACGGCCCCGAGCTTCTGGCCATCATTGAGGGGTTGCCCGCTGGGCTTCCCCTCACCGAGGAGGACATCAACCCCTGGCTGGAAAGGAGGCAGAAAGGCTACGGCCGGGGACGGCGCATGGTCATTGAGAAGGACCAGGTGGAGTTCCGCGCCGGGGTCAGAGCCGGGCGCACCACCGGGGCCCCCGTGGCCCTGGCCATAAGGAACGCCGACTTCAGGAACTGGGTGGAAGTGATGGACCCCGCCCCCGGCAACGAGCCCCGCAAAAGGGCCCTCACCGCCCCCAGGCCCGGCCACGCCGACCTCTCCGGGGGCCTCAAGTACGGGCACAAGGACCTGCGGGACGTGCTGGAGCGGGCCAGCGCCCGGGAAACCGCCATGCGGGTGGCCGTGGGAGCGGTGGCCATGAAGCTCCTCTCCCTCCTGGGGGTGGAGGGCGTGGGGTACGTGCTGGGCATGGCCGGGGTGTGGAGCCGGGTGCCCTTTTCCTGGGACCTCCTCGCCCGCATTGAGGCGAGCCCCGTGCGCATGACCGACCCCGAGGCCGAGGCCGAGGTGATCCGCCGCATAGACCAGGCCAAGGCCGAGGGGGACACCCTGGGGGGGGTCCTCGAGGCCCGCTTCCGCGGCCTGGTGCCGGGCCTGGGGAGCCACGTCCACTGGGACCGGAAGCTGGACGGGCGGCTGGCCCAGATGGCCATGTCCATCCCGGCGGTCAAGGGGGTGGAGATCGGCCCGGCCTTTGAGAACGCCATGAAGCGGGGCTCCGAGGTCCACGACCCCATCTTCTGGAGCCCGGAGCGGGGGTTTTACCGGGAAACCAACCGGGCAGGGGGGCTGGAAGGGGGGATGACCACGGGGGAGGAGCTGGTCATCCGGGCCGCCCTGAAGCCCATCGCCACCCTCATGAAGCCCCTCCCCACCGTGGACGTCCTGACCCACGAGCCCAAAGACGCCGCCCGGGAGAGAAGCGACACCACCGCCGTCCCCGCCGCCAGCGTCATCCTCTGCGCCCTCTCGGCCATCGTGCTGGCCCAGGCCTACCTGGAGAAGTTCGGGGGGGACACCATGGAGGAGATTCAGGAACGGGTGGAACGCTACCGGGAGAGGGTGCGCGCCTACTGA
- a CDS encoding secretin N-terminal domain-containing protein: MKPLMLVLAALSVGALAKFPDEPRFQAKVDLKVSESQVKAGLTLPLDVVLEALARSVGLQPLIYRAYDPSGDPAKAQPPLPNVKLDFQGKPFREVWDLLFATYGAQFGLDYLFLPPDVVVVAPTQVITALVDAPSRTGAAERRPYIVGIPEIAYRRTETDAQGQARTVVNIEGAKAWVLNDLLPFLSREAAGMGVNWIVVEEGGKLKAILSVLATPEQHARFSDLLKRAGIDFRPLPALAEPKPRVERTYALTHATFPELLAFLQGQVPGAQVSVVPTDPKKAVVLATEEDHARLAQLLKAADLPKTVRRVYALQNLTFEEAKARLEPLLQRELKGARLEAIPGNPKALLLEATEADQALFAELLKAADVAPQAPPPQAEATVRKLYPLRFADAEKVAPFLAREVPGIVVQTVPGQPVLSVRGTAKQLSEVESLLAQIDRAPEQGPPIFQRTFQLSNAKAKDLAQVLQEALKAKAAPSAQGQGQSGNPTPTATVVADERTNTLIVTGTAEDLALVEGLIPRLDQAVPQVNLRVRIQEVQSNLTRSLGLKWNTIAGGNVVASILDSGLSLIFDSTRSLAALNIVATLDALQRQGLSRALRDVNQTVLSNQTARLQSGETFLIRRVVENRVERVPFDIGIIVEVTPQITADGQILLNIRAEVSGNVQRNPVDGDVDRFTKQVVTTTLRVRDGQTVVLGGLTSQENTQTVQGVPILMDIPLIGELFKQRTGETTDRELLVVITADILKETAERP, from the coding sequence ATGAAGCCCCTGATGCTGGTTCTCGCCGCCTTGAGCGTGGGCGCTCTGGCCAAGTTTCCCGACGAGCCCCGCTTCCAGGCGAAGGTGGACCTGAAGGTCTCGGAAAGCCAGGTCAAGGCCGGGCTCACCCTGCCCCTGGACGTGGTCCTCGAGGCCCTGGCCAGGAGCGTGGGCCTCCAGCCCCTCATCTACCGGGCCTACGACCCCTCCGGCGACCCCGCCAAGGCCCAGCCCCCCCTGCCCAACGTGAAGCTGGACTTCCAGGGGAAGCCCTTCCGGGAGGTGTGGGACCTCCTCTTCGCCACCTACGGGGCCCAGTTCGGGCTGGACTACCTCTTCCTGCCCCCGGACGTGGTGGTGGTGGCCCCCACCCAGGTGATCACCGCCCTGGTGGACGCCCCAAGCCGCACCGGGGCGGCGGAGAGGCGGCCCTACATCGTGGGCATCCCCGAGATCGCCTACCGGCGCACCGAGACCGACGCCCAGGGGCAGGCCCGCACCGTGGTCAACATTGAGGGCGCCAAGGCCTGGGTCCTGAACGACCTCCTGCCCTTCCTCTCCCGGGAAGCGGCCGGGATGGGCGTGAACTGGATCGTAGTGGAGGAGGGGGGCAAGCTCAAGGCCATCCTCTCCGTCCTGGCCACCCCGGAGCAGCACGCCCGCTTCTCCGACCTCCTGAAGCGGGCGGGGATTGACTTCCGCCCCCTTCCCGCTCTGGCCGAGCCCAAGCCGCGGGTGGAAAGGACCTACGCCCTCACCCACGCCACCTTCCCCGAGCTTCTCGCCTTCCTCCAGGGCCAGGTGCCCGGGGCCCAGGTGAGCGTGGTGCCCACCGACCCCAAAAAGGCGGTGGTGCTGGCCACCGAGGAGGACCACGCCCGCCTGGCCCAGCTCCTGAAGGCCGCCGACCTCCCCAAGACCGTCCGCCGGGTCTACGCCCTGCAGAACCTCACCTTTGAGGAGGCCAAAGCCCGGCTAGAACCCCTCCTGCAAAGGGAGCTCAAGGGGGCCCGCCTCGAGGCCATCCCCGGCAACCCCAAGGCCCTCCTCCTGGAGGCCACCGAGGCCGACCAGGCCCTCTTCGCCGAGCTCCTCAAGGCCGCCGACGTGGCGCCCCAGGCACCCCCGCCCCAGGCGGAGGCCACGGTGCGCAAGCTCTACCCCCTGCGCTTCGCCGACGCCGAGAAGGTGGCCCCCTTCCTGGCCCGGGAGGTGCCGGGCATCGTGGTCCAGACCGTTCCCGGCCAGCCCGTCCTCTCGGTGCGGGGCACGGCGAAGCAGCTTTCCGAGGTGGAAAGCCTCCTGGCCCAGATTGACCGGGCCCCCGAGCAAGGCCCTCCCATCTTTCAGAGGACCTTCCAGCTCTCCAACGCCAAGGCCAAGGACCTGGCCCAGGTCCTCCAGGAGGCCCTGAAGGCCAAAGCCGCGCCTTCGGCCCAGGGGCAGGGCCAGAGCGGGAACCCCACCCCCACGGCCACGGTGGTGGCCGACGAGCGTACCAACACCCTGATCGTCACCGGGACCGCCGAGGACCTGGCCCTGGTGGAGGGGCTCATCCCCAGGCTGGACCAGGCGGTGCCCCAGGTGAACCTGAGGGTGCGGATCCAGGAGGTCCAGTCCAACCTGACCCGGAGCCTGGGCCTCAAGTGGAACACCATCGCCGGGGGGAACGTGGTGGCCAGCATCCTGGACTCGGGGCTTTCCCTCATCTTTGACTCCACCCGGAGCCTGGCCGCCTTGAACATCGTGGCCACCCTGGATGCCCTCCAAAGGCAGGGGCTCTCCCGGGCCCTTAGGGACGTGAACCAGACCGTCCTCAGCAACCAGACCGCCCGGCTCCAGTCCGGGGAGACCTTCCTCATCCGCCGGGTGGTGGAGAACCGGGTGGAGCGGGTGCCCTTTGACATCGGCATCATCGTGGAGGTGACCCCGCAGATCACCGCCGACGGGCAGATCCTCCTGAACATCCGGGCGGAGGTCTCCGGCAACGTGCAGAGGAACCCCGTGGACGGGGACGTGGACCGCTTCACCAAGCAGGTGGTGACCACCACCTTAAGGGTCAGGGACGGCCAAACCGTGGTCCTGGGGGGCCTCACCTCCCAGGAGAACACCCAGACCGTCCAGGGCGTGCCCATCCTCATGGACATCCCCCTGATCGGGGAGCTCTTCAAGCAGCGCACCGGCGAGACCACGGACCGGGAGCTCCTCGTGGTCATCACCGCCGACATCCTGAAGGAGACGGCAGAAAGGCCCTGA
- the pilO gene encoding type 4a pilus biogenesis protein PilO, whose protein sequence is MLARLGQREWALIAMALVAVAALLWYFYGIVPLRQETEGVRQEINALIPEREKGRRAQRALPELRATIATLQAERQAFLRALPKEERLAQVLSEILGEATRSGVTVRSLNRSPTAAPVPEVRAVNLALALEAPFPETFTYLRRLEALSRFSTISGLNLSVQGQEQNPTLSTSLTLTLYMLAKGLEAPSQGQTQSPGGER, encoded by the coding sequence GTGCTCGCTAGGCTGGGACAGCGGGAGTGGGCCCTCATCGCCATGGCCCTGGTGGCGGTGGCGGCCCTCCTCTGGTACTTCTACGGCATCGTCCCCCTCCGCCAGGAAACGGAAGGGGTGCGCCAGGAGATCAACGCCCTCATCCCCGAGCGGGAGAAGGGGCGCCGGGCCCAGCGGGCCCTTCCCGAGCTCAGGGCCACCATCGCCACCCTCCAAGCGGAAAGGCAGGCCTTCCTCCGGGCCCTGCCCAAAGAGGAACGCCTAGCCCAGGTCCTCTCGGAGATCCTGGGGGAGGCCACCCGCAGCGGGGTCACGGTGCGCTCCCTGAACCGCTCCCCCACCGCGGCCCCGGTGCCGGAGGTGCGGGCGGTGAACCTGGCCCTGGCCCTCGAGGCCCCCTTCCCGGAGACCTTCACCTACCTGAGGCGCCTGGAAGCCCTCTCCCGCTTCAGCACCATCTCCGGGCTGAACCTGAGCGTGCAGGGCCAGGAGCAAAACCCCACGCTCTCCACCAGCCTGACCCTCACCCTCTACATGCTGGCCAAGGGCCTGGAGGCCCCAAGCCAGGGACAGACCCAGTCCCCGGGAGGTGAGCGGTGA
- a CDS encoding competence protein: MIRLNLLPKNLRRRVEPGWWRLAAAIFALVVLGTMGVLHYTAYTELTLAKGERDALKAEVEALKPFIAEQNRLEAERKALEALLAIRENLKKGFVPWSDYLAAFIGQIPREGGRFPVALRSVGTQALSEEEADRQAQSGAFDGKRVRVVFNVQGEALNQAALVRFVQAFETSPRFGIEFQGASLDPQRGLYTFSARVGAVGGEEGAR, encoded by the coding sequence TTGATTAGGCTCAACCTCCTTCCCAAGAACCTGCGCCGCCGGGTGGAGCCCGGTTGGTGGCGGCTTGCGGCGGCCATCTTCGCCCTGGTGGTCCTGGGGACCATGGGAGTCCTCCACTACACCGCCTACACCGAGCTCACCCTGGCCAAGGGGGAGCGGGATGCCCTGAAGGCCGAGGTGGAGGCCCTCAAGCCCTTCATAGCCGAGCAGAACCGCCTCGAGGCCGAGCGGAAGGCCCTGGAAGCCCTCCTGGCCATCCGGGAGAACCTGAAGAAGGGCTTCGTCCCCTGGTCGGACTACCTGGCCGCCTTCATCGGGCAGATCCCCCGGGAGGGCGGGCGCTTCCCCGTGGCCCTGCGCTCCGTGGGGACCCAGGCCCTCTCCGAGGAGGAGGCGGACCGGCAGGCCCAAAGCGGGGCCTTTGACGGCAAGCGGGTCCGGGTGGTCTTCAACGTCCAGGGCGAGGCCCTGAACCAGGCCGCCCTGGTGCGCTTCGTCCAGGCCTTTGAGACCTCGCCCCGGTTCGGCATAGAGTTCCAGGGGGCCTCCCTGGACCCCCAAAGGGGGCTTTACACCTTCAGCGCCCGCGTGGGCGCCGTGGGAGGTGAAGAGGGTGCTCGCTAG